CCATCTTCTCGCCATCAGTGCTACGGGTGTTACCCGCATAATGTCCGAGATCATTGCTTGAAGTCAACTCCAGAAAATCGACACCCAGCACCTCAATCGTGTTGAAAAGATACTCCACAGTAGGTTCTGGCGATTCCGAGAATGCCCACAGCGGCGCGTCTCGATCCGTTGATACGAAGATAAGCCAAATCGCCATGAGAAGAGTAAAACGAAAAATGGGCATTTTCGTCGGTTTGTGTCTCCTTGATTGTTTAGTTCAACCTTATTATGTTAGGACTTACGCACTTCAGTAGGGAATAACGATCGTTGTTCCGTTGGGTGCCTTGATAGAGTTCTTACTGTAGCTGTCCGATTTATCGGGCGTCGGGAGTTGTTATGTCCGAACTACGAGACGTTCAGCGTTCAACTGCGTAACTCCTATTATGTATTGAATGCGCGAAAGATGCAATTTTTTTGATGCTTTACCAGCTTAAACCACGCACCTATTGTACATACGACTACAAATTATCTCAAGCATCTTTTCAGTAATGTGAATTAAGAAAAATCTGAATTCTATCCCGAAAATAGGGTTTCAATGGACAAACAACTACGCAAAGGAGAAAAAACAACTGTGAAAATTGTTTTCGACTATTGGGTCGTCTGGGCGTTTCTCACCATTTTTTTAGCGGTTCAATCCCCAGGCGACGGACAGGCTGCAGACGAGGCAGACCCACATCACAGAACCGCTACCGCCATCCGAATTAACGGTGTACCACCGCAGTTGGATGGCGTTTTGGACGACGAAATATGGGAAACCGCACCCCTCCACGAAAGCTTTCACCAGCGCGACCCGGATGAAGGAAAACCGGCGACGGAACGTACCACTTTCCAAATTGTCTACGATGACGAAGCGGTCTATTTTGCGATTATGTGCTACGATGATGAGCCCAATAAAATTGTCTCCCGATTGGTCAGACGGGACAATTATGTTGAATCGGATAAAGTCACCGTTAGCCTGGACCCGCACTACAACCGGCAGAGCGCGTTCTGGTTTACTGCCTATCCCTCTGGCTCCGTGACTGACGGGATTGCGCCTGAAACCGGTTGGTGGGACAGCACATGGGACGGTGTGTGGGAAGTAAAAACCCGAATCCACGAGAATGGTTGGGCGGCAGAATATAAAATCCCGTTTCACATATTGCGCTTCTCCCCAAAGGAGGAATACACTTGGGGGCTACAGATCGAACGATACATCAGTCGCAAAAAAGAACAGGATCACTGGCGTTTCATCAAGCGTGATGAGCCGGGCTGGGCGTCTCGGTTTGGTGATCTTACTGGCATCAAAGATATTCACCCCTCCCATCATTTGGAGCTTGTGCCTTATGTGATGGGGCGTACACGTCTCGATGATGAAACCGAGTTATGGGGCAATGTGGGAACTGATGTTCAATATGGAATTAGCTCCGGAATTTCACTGGATGCCACGATTAACCCTGACTTTGGACAGGTTGAGGCGGACCCTGCGACCTTAAATCTCTCGGCTTATGAGGAGTATTTTAATGAACGTCGTCCCTTTTTTGTGAAAGGTGCACGGATCTTTGAAAACTTGGACTATAGCTTCCTTTACTCACGACGAATCGGCAGACGACCAAGCCACTTTGAGCTGCCGAACGGAGCCACTGAACTGAGTCGTCCGGAATCAACTACAATTCTCGGTGCTACCAAAATTGTAGGGAAAACCCAAGGCAATACCCACTTTGGGATTATGGAGGCAGTCACTTCGCCAGAATACGCACAAATTGAAGAAAAGGTCAATGGGGACAAGATAGAACGAGAGTTCCTCGTGGAACCGTTAACCAACTACTTTGTGGGCCGAATCAATCAGGACGTGCTGAAAGGGAATTCGGTCGTTGGGCTGATAATGACCGCCGTGAATCGACAGGATTCCAACTCCGCCTATGTTGGTGGGGTTGATTGGGATGTAAAATTTGCCAAAGAGCGATTTCAGCTGACCGGCACGTTGGCAGCAAGTCAGGCAGGAGAGCAGGAGGCGCGTAAGTCGGGCTACCTCGCACACCTTGAAATCGACAAACACGGCGGATGGTTGAGAGGGGAGACCAATGTTAAAATGCTCTCACCGGACCTAGAGATAAACGATCTCGGTTTTCTGCGCCGTTCCAACATGATACAGTGGAATTACGACCTCACCGTGCGGAAGGAGAAGCCGTTCAGCATTTTCCGACGCGCTATTCTGGGGCTCTACGGTTGGCAGACGTGGAATTATGACAGAACCCATATCAGCGGTTACGTCGAGATATGGACAGGTGGACGCTTCAAGAACTATTGGGACTATGACCTCTGGATGGGACGCAACCTAGAGACGTTTAGCGATCACGATGTTAGGCGTGGCGGGACGCTGATCAAGGATCCCGCAGGTTGGTGGATTTATACGTGGCTCGCTACCGACAGCCGCAAAATGGTTCGGTTGGAGTTAAATCCCGTTTTCGCCTGGAATGACGATAGACGTTCGTATGACTACGATGTAGACCTTTCCTTGCGTATTCGACCCACTTCCAACATTGATGTGAGTATAGGACCAAGTTATGCCTATCAGGTAAAGGATGCACAGTGGGTAGAAATGGTTGAAGAGCAGGTCAACGGGCAAGTCGAAAAACATTACGTCTACGGGGAATTAACGAGTCGTACACTTGATTTCACCACCCGGGCGAGCATCAGCTTTACC
Above is a genomic segment from Candidatus Poribacteria bacterium containing:
- a CDS encoding carbohydrate binding family 9 domain-containing protein, encoding MKIVFDYWVVWAFLTIFLAVQSPGDGQAADEADPHHRTATAIRINGVPPQLDGVLDDEIWETAPLHESFHQRDPDEGKPATERTTFQIVYDDEAVYFAIMCYDDEPNKIVSRLVRRDNYVESDKVTVSLDPHYNRQSAFWFTAYPSGSVTDGIAPETGWWDSTWDGVWEVKTRIHENGWAAEYKIPFHILRFSPKEEYTWGLQIERYISRKKEQDHWRFIKRDEPGWASRFGDLTGIKDIHPSHHLELVPYVMGRTRLDDETELWGNVGTDVQYGISSGISLDATINPDFGQVEADPATLNLSAYEEYFNERRPFFVKGARIFENLDYSFLYSRRIGRRPSHFELPNGATELSRPESTTILGATKIVGKTQGNTHFGIMEAVTSPEYAQIEEKVNGDKIEREFLVEPLTNYFVGRINQDVLKGNSVVGLIMTAVNRQDSNSAYVGGVDWDVKFAKERFQLTGTLAASQAGEQEARKSGYLAHLEIDKHGGWLRGETNVKMLSPDLEINDLGFLRRSNMIQWNYDLTVRKEKPFSIFRRAILGLYGWQTWNYDRTHISGYVEIWTGGRFKNYWDYDLWMGRNLETFSDHDVRRGGTLIKDPAGWWIYTWLATDSRKMVRLELNPVFAWNDDRRSYDYDVDLSLRIRPTSNIDVSIGPSYAYQVKDAQWVEMVEEQVNGQVEKHYVYGELTSRTLDFTTRASISFTPTLSLQFYVQPFITIGDYTGFKELVEPKAYQFKPYPLNENRDFHRRSLRGNTVLRWEFRPGSTLFLVWSQSREVELDRVEGADLEFRPFHRLRTSFTDDGENIFLIKCRYWFGM